Proteins from one Ramlibacter sp. PS4R-6 genomic window:
- a CDS encoding sugar phosphate isomerase/epimerase family protein, producing the protein MRDFSQDPHWLSINTATIRKSEGKELPLPDIIEACVGRGIRAISPWRDQVAAAGLATISKLVKAHGLELSGYCRGGMFPAGTPEGLQAAHDDNRRAVDEARELNARCLVLVVGGGGKDIALARTQVRDGIAKLLEHSRSVGMPLAIEPLHPMYAADRACVNTMEHALDLCDELDPSKSGALGVACDVYHVWWDPKLQAQIARAGRERLLAFHVCDWLVPTTDLLLDRGMMGDGVIEIRRIRGWVEDAGFAGYSEVEIFSENNWWRREHGDVLDTCIQRHHTFV; encoded by the coding sequence ATGAGGGATTTTTCGCAAGACCCCCACTGGCTGTCCATCAACACGGCCACGATCCGCAAGAGCGAAGGCAAGGAATTGCCCTTGCCGGACATCATCGAAGCCTGCGTCGGGCGCGGCATCCGCGCGATCTCGCCCTGGCGCGACCAGGTGGCGGCGGCGGGCCTTGCGACGATCTCGAAACTCGTGAAGGCGCATGGCCTGGAGCTCTCGGGGTACTGTCGCGGCGGGATGTTCCCCGCGGGCACGCCCGAAGGGTTGCAGGCCGCACACGACGACAACCGGCGCGCGGTCGATGAAGCGCGCGAGCTGAACGCCCGGTGCCTGGTCCTCGTGGTCGGCGGCGGCGGCAAGGACATCGCGCTTGCGCGCACGCAAGTGCGCGACGGCATCGCGAAACTGCTCGAGCACTCGCGGTCGGTCGGCATGCCGCTCGCGATCGAGCCGCTGCACCCGATGTACGCGGCTGATCGTGCTTGCGTGAACACGATGGAGCATGCGCTCGACCTCTGCGACGAACTCGACCCGTCGAAGTCAGGGGCCCTCGGCGTCGCGTGCGACGTCTACCACGTGTGGTGGGACCCGAAGCTGCAAGCGCAGATCGCTCGCGCAGGACGCGAACGCCTGCTTGCGTTCCACGTCTGCGACTGGCTCGTGCCCACGACCGACCTCTTGCTCGACCGCGGCATGATGGGCGACGGCGTCATCGAAATCCGCCGCATCCGCGGCTGGGTGGAAGATGCGGGCTTCGCCGGCTACAGCGAAGTCGAAATCTTCTCGGAGAACAACTGGTGGCGGCGCGAGCACGGTGACGTGCTCGACACCTGCATACAGCGGCACCACACTTTCGTGTGA
- a CDS encoding bactofilin family protein, whose amino-acid sequence MALQSPFFNKRDENNPNMRAPGTSPNQAAASGATNIVAATAAPTAAAANTTAGKEGESKLTVGPNIKLKGVEITDCDTLVVEGSVEATMDSRVIQISERGSFKGSCEIDIAEIHGQFEGSLTVRQKLTIYSTGKVTGKIRYGKVVIEEGGQLSGEIDAGGTRAADKSLRVANA is encoded by the coding sequence ATGGCCTTGCAATCCCCCTTCTTCAACAAGCGCGACGAGAACAACCCGAACATGCGCGCGCCGGGCACCAGCCCCAACCAGGCCGCCGCCTCGGGCGCGACGAACATCGTCGCCGCCACCGCCGCGCCCACCGCCGCCGCCGCCAACACGACGGCCGGCAAGGAAGGCGAGAGCAAGCTGACCGTGGGCCCGAACATCAAGCTGAAGGGCGTGGAGATCACCGACTGCGACACGCTGGTGGTCGAAGGCTCGGTCGAGGCCACCATGGACTCGCGCGTGATCCAGATTTCCGAGCGCGGCTCGTTCAAGGGCTCGTGCGAGATCGACATCGCCGAGATCCACGGCCAGTTCGAAGGCAGCCTGACCGTGCGCCAGAAGCTCACGATCTACTCCACCGGCAAGGTCACCGGCAAGATCCGCTACGGCAAGGTGGTGATCGAGGAGGGCGGCCAGCTCTCCGGCGAGATCGACGCCGGCGGCACGCGCGCGGCGGACAAGAGCCTGCGCGTCGCGAACGCGTAA
- a CDS encoding general secretion pathway protein GspB, giving the protein MSYILDALRKADAQRERDASRGIHAQPASLGTPSAAGAPERRGGWVALAAAGMVVAAAAGWYFTRSEVPPPVVTAPPAVVPSPPAAAAISPPPPAPMAPAALQAREAAFTKQATAAPAATDASAVAAPIPGGLPADAPRVAISGGVYSPNPAQRLLIVNGQVFNEGSEVAPGVKVEAIQARTATLSFRGGRYTVAY; this is encoded by the coding sequence ATGTCGTACATCCTCGATGCCCTGCGCAAGGCCGACGCCCAGCGTGAACGCGATGCCTCGCGCGGCATCCACGCGCAGCCGGCTTCGCTCGGCACGCCGTCGGCTGCGGGTGCGCCGGAGCGGCGCGGCGGTTGGGTGGCGTTGGCAGCGGCCGGCATGGTCGTCGCCGCTGCCGCGGGCTGGTACTTCACGCGCAGCGAAGTTCCCCCGCCAGTGGTCACGGCGCCGCCTGCCGTCGTTCCATCCCCGCCGGCGGCGGCTGCGATCTCACCGCCTCCGCCCGCTCCCATGGCCCCGGCGGCCCTGCAGGCGAGGGAGGCCGCTTTCACCAAGCAGGCCACCGCTGCGCCTGCCGCAACGGATGCAAGTGCGGTTGCTGCACCGATCCCGGGCGGACTGCCCGCCGATGCGCCGCGCGTGGCGATCAGCGGCGGTGTCTACTCGCCCAACCCGGCGCAGCGCCTGCTGATCGTCAACGGCCAGGTATTCAACGAAGGCAGCGAGGTCGCGCCGGGCGTGAAGGTCGAGGCGATCCAGGCGCGCACCGCGACGCTGTCGTTCCGCGGCGGGCGCTACACCGTCGCCTACTGA
- a CDS encoding AAA family ATPase produces the protein MYASYFGLKHEPFSIAPDPHFLFMSERHREALAHLLYGLGGGGGFVLLTGEIGTGKTTLCRLFLEQIPANCNVAYIFNPKLTVTELLQSIGEEFHLPAPQGDTVKAHVDRLNGFLLQSHAAGRNNVLIIDEAQNLEPDVLEQLRLLTNLETRERKLLQIVLIGQPELRDMLAQPQLEQLAQRVIARYHLGALTPAETEQYIRHRMDVAGLERPFPFEPRALKRIHEISRGVPRRINLLCDRALLGAYATSRATVDRKVVDQAAQEVFGKASVQPPVRQRTALVLGLGLAAGAGLYAAATRVAQDDDAPRVVAKAPAVRAAPAPTTKASAPAAPPRLHKDVQEAWRELAALWKAPAGEGDACAELAKSQVQCFTKTLPLALVRELDRPGIVTLDAQQGTPSYALLTRLTRDSATLRAGGTEQTVTLDALAARWNGEFATLWKSPPGYAPRGEPGVQTTEWMRRLLAAAPDAPFKPQLRSFQLAHGLPADGQPGPMTYMQLNRAGGADEPRLATGP, from the coding sequence ATGTACGCCTCGTACTTCGGCCTGAAGCACGAACCCTTCTCGATCGCGCCCGACCCGCATTTCCTCTTCATGAGCGAGCGGCACCGCGAGGCGCTCGCGCACCTGCTGTATGGCTTGGGCGGTGGCGGCGGCTTCGTGCTGCTGACCGGCGAGATCGGCACCGGCAAGACCACGCTGTGCCGCCTGTTCCTGGAGCAGATCCCCGCCAACTGCAACGTCGCCTACATCTTCAACCCGAAGCTCACGGTCACCGAGCTGCTGCAATCCATCGGCGAGGAATTCCACCTGCCGGCGCCGCAGGGCGACACGGTGAAGGCCCACGTCGACAGGCTGAACGGGTTCCTGCTGCAGTCGCATGCGGCGGGCCGCAACAACGTGCTGATCATCGACGAGGCGCAGAACCTCGAGCCCGATGTACTGGAGCAGCTGCGGCTGCTCACGAACCTGGAGACGCGCGAGCGCAAGCTGCTGCAGATCGTGCTGATCGGCCAGCCCGAGCTGCGCGACATGCTGGCGCAGCCGCAGCTGGAGCAGCTCGCCCAGCGCGTGATCGCGCGCTACCACCTGGGGGCGCTGACCCCGGCCGAAACCGAGCAATACATCCGCCACCGGATGGATGTCGCCGGGCTGGAGCGGCCGTTTCCCTTCGAGCCGCGTGCCCTCAAACGCATCCATGAGATCTCGCGCGGCGTCCCGCGCCGCATCAACCTGCTGTGCGACCGGGCGCTCCTCGGCGCCTACGCGACCTCGCGCGCGACCGTCGATCGCAAGGTCGTCGACCAGGCCGCGCAGGAGGTGTTCGGCAAGGCCAGCGTCCAGCCGCCGGTGCGCCAGCGCACGGCGCTCGTGCTGGGGCTCGGGCTCGCGGCGGGCGCGGGCCTGTACGCGGCGGCCACCCGTGTGGCGCAGGACGATGACGCGCCCCGCGTGGTGGCCAAGGCGCCGGCCGTCCGCGCCGCGCCGGCCCCGACGACGAAGGCGAGTGCACCTGCGGCGCCACCGCGCTTGCACAAGGACGTGCAGGAAGCGTGGCGCGAACTCGCGGCGCTGTGGAAGGCGCCGGCGGGCGAGGGCGATGCTTGCGCCGAGCTCGCGAAGTCGCAGGTGCAATGCTTCACGAAGACGCTGCCGCTCGCGCTGGTGCGCGAGCTGGACCGCCCCGGCATCGTCACGCTCGACGCGCAACAGGGCACGCCCAGCTACGCGCTGCTCACGCGCCTGACGCGCGACAGCGCGACGCTGCGCGCGGGCGGCACGGAGCAGACCGTCACGCTCGATGCGCTGGCCGCTCGCTGGAACGGCGAGTTCGCGACCTTGTGGAAGTCGCCGCCCGGTTACGCGCCGCGCGGCGAGCCCGGCGTGCAGACCACCGAGTGGATGCGCCGCCTGCTCGCCGCCGCGCCCGACGCGCCGTTCAAGCCGCAACTGCGCAGCTTCCAGCTGGCGCACGGACTGCCGGCCGACGGCCAGCCCGGTCCCATGACCTACATGCAGCTCAATCGCGCCGGTGGCGCCGACGAGCCGCGCCTTGCCACGGGACCCTGA
- a CDS encoding MFS transporter: MSTTMANGAMAPATLREDAGVIGFVGLAHMVSHFSQLILPPLFPWLKDALHASYTELGFLMTVFFVVSCGVQTLSGFLVDRWGPRPVLFAGLALIGIAAFGFAWSPDYVTMALCSVIAGVGNGVFHPVDYTLINRKVSPARLGHAYSVHGITGSLGWALAPAVVVPLALAYSWRVALMGAGTIAFAVLVVIWFNRSKLALPAAAPKAHTSGPAEHSLAFLRIPAVWMCFGFFFFYAVVLSTIQAFAPEAARRLHDVPVGWAAMCLTVYMVCAAGGMVVGGFLASDPERCERIVGAGFGMAALVALLIGLGHVPAIAVPALFGAMGFASGIAGPSRDLLVKKSTPDNATGRVYGVVYSGLDIGQAIAPLFFGALMDHQQYRGVWLGLVFMQAVLITSAFNVRKVRRTSLAPA, translated from the coding sequence ATGAGCACGACGATGGCCAACGGGGCGATGGCGCCGGCGACCCTGCGCGAGGACGCGGGCGTGATCGGTTTCGTGGGCCTGGCCCACATGGTCAGCCACTTCAGCCAGCTGATCCTGCCGCCGCTGTTCCCATGGCTCAAGGACGCGCTCCATGCCAGCTACACCGAGCTGGGCTTCCTCATGACGGTGTTCTTCGTCGTTTCCTGCGGCGTGCAGACGCTCTCGGGGTTCCTCGTCGACCGCTGGGGCCCGCGGCCCGTGCTGTTCGCGGGGCTGGCGCTGATCGGGATCGCCGCTTTCGGCTTTGCGTGGAGCCCCGATTACGTCACGATGGCCCTGTGCTCGGTCATCGCTGGCGTCGGCAACGGCGTCTTCCATCCCGTCGACTACACGCTGATCAACCGCAAGGTCAGTCCCGCGCGCCTGGGCCATGCCTACAGCGTGCATGGCATCACCGGCAGCCTGGGCTGGGCGCTCGCACCGGCGGTGGTCGTGCCGCTCGCGCTGGCGTATTCGTGGCGCGTGGCGCTCATGGGCGCGGGCACGATCGCGTTCGCCGTCCTGGTGGTCATCTGGTTCAACCGCAGCAAGCTGGCCTTGCCCGCGGCCGCACCCAAGGCGCACACGAGCGGCCCCGCCGAACACAGCCTGGCTTTCCTGCGCATTCCCGCCGTGTGGATGTGCTTCGGGTTCTTCTTTTTCTATGCCGTGGTCCTGAGCACCATCCAGGCTTTCGCGCCCGAGGCGGCGCGCCGCCTGCACGACGTGCCCGTGGGCTGGGCCGCGATGTGCCTCACGGTGTACATGGTGTGCGCGGCCGGCGGCATGGTCGTGGGCGGCTTCCTCGCGTCCGACCCCGAGCGCTGCGAACGCATCGTGGGCGCGGGCTTCGGCATGGCGGCGCTGGTCGCGCTGCTGATCGGCCTGGGCCATGTGCCGGCCATCGCCGTGCCGGCCCTCTTCGGCGCCATGGGTTTCGCCAGCGGCATCGCCGGCCCTTCGCGCGACCTGCTGGTGAAGAAGTCCACCCCCGACAACGCGACGGGGCGCGTGTACGGCGTCGTGTACTCGGGCCTGGACATCGGCCAGGCCATCGCACCGCTGTTCTTCGGCGCCCTGATGGACCACCAGCAGTACCGCGGCGTGTGGCTGGGGCTGGTCTTCATGCAGGCGGTGCTGATCACGAGCGCCTTCAACGTGCGCAAGGTCCGCCGGACGTCGCTGGCCCCGGCATAG
- a CDS encoding AraC family transcriptional regulator encodes MARRSFRAAPVGDTDAFRPTRQRPVRVRARSMAADTHFEPHRHSWSQLAYCATGIVQVTAQREAGSDDEATFIVPPSRAVWIAPGARHSVHVLEDAQFRTLYIDASATPAGWEGCRVIVVSPLLRELVGSLDVEGIARQREQRLVELVLDEIGHADPHELGVPMPRAHGDKRLRALCQSVLDAPEQRETLAQASARFGASERTMARLFRDELGTTFQQWRQQAILAHALPMLARGAPVSHVAAASGYSSESAFTAMFKSAMGQPPSRFLGKA; translated from the coding sequence ATGGCCCGCCGCAGCTTCCGCGCCGCCCCCGTCGGCGACACCGACGCCTTCCGCCCCACGCGCCAGCGGCCAGTGCGGGTGCGGGCGCGTTCGATGGCGGCGGACACGCATTTCGAGCCACACCGGCATTCCTGGTCGCAACTGGCCTACTGCGCCACCGGCATCGTGCAGGTGACGGCGCAGCGCGAGGCGGGATCGGACGACGAAGCGACCTTCATCGTGCCGCCGTCGCGCGCGGTGTGGATCGCGCCGGGCGCGCGCCATTCGGTGCACGTGCTCGAAGACGCGCAGTTCCGCACGCTCTACATCGATGCCAGCGCTACGCCCGCCGGCTGGGAAGGTTGCCGTGTCATCGTCGTATCGCCACTGCTGCGCGAGCTGGTGGGCTCGCTCGACGTCGAGGGCATTGCGCGCCAGCGCGAGCAGCGCCTGGTGGAACTCGTGCTCGACGAGATCGGGCACGCCGACCCGCATGAGCTCGGCGTGCCGATGCCGCGCGCGCACGGTGACAAGCGACTGCGCGCGCTGTGCCAGTCCGTTCTCGATGCGCCCGAGCAACGCGAGACGCTCGCGCAAGCGTCAGCACGCTTCGGCGCGAGCGAACGCACGATGGCGCGCCTGTTCCGCGACGAGCTCGGCACCACGTTCCAGCAATGGCGGCAGCAGGCGATCCTGGCGCATGCGCTGCCGATGCTGGCGCGCGGCGCGCCCGTCAGCCACGTCGCGGCGGCCAGCGGCTATTCGAGCGAGAGCGCGTTCACCGCGATGTTCAAGTCGGCGATGGGCCAGCCGCCCAGCCGCTTCCTCGGCAAAGCCTAG
- a CDS encoding formimidoylglutamate deiminase codes for MRDDGRRFYAPMAWVRGGWQHDVLLEVDAAGLWSRVEAGASLAQRAGATSLGGPVLPGIVDAHSHAFQRAIAGLTERSPGGDDDFWSWRDRMYRAANRITPEQLEAIAAFLYAELLAAGYTQVCEFHYLHNDADGRPYADPLELSRALARAARRVGIGLTLLPTLYMRSGFAAKGLRDDQRRFASTPQSVLAIAEAVRAGASDAGRITAGVAIHSLRAADVAAIRETAQGARGLPVHIHIAEQRREVEDCQAEHGLKPMEFLLAQAPVDARWNMVHATQASASELAALRQTGASIVICPTTEANLGDGIFDFATWAGESGVWSVGSDSHVTRSWREELRLLEYSQRLHARKRNVAAQAGVAESSAAALFQGALEGGSAAAGLPLGGIAVGQRADFAVVDADAPELAGLPADHVLDALVFSTPESKFARVFVAGDEVLGGGEIAELARGFRAAMKALWA; via the coding sequence ATGCGCGATGACGGCCGGCGCTTTTACGCGCCCATGGCCTGGGTGCGCGGGGGCTGGCAGCACGACGTGCTGCTGGAGGTGGACGCGGCGGGCCTCTGGTCGCGCGTCGAGGCCGGCGCATCGCTCGCGCAGCGCGCGGGTGCGACATCGCTCGGGGGCCCCGTGCTGCCCGGCATCGTCGACGCGCACAGCCACGCGTTCCAGCGCGCCATCGCCGGGCTGACCGAACGCAGCCCCGGCGGCGACGACGACTTCTGGAGCTGGCGCGACCGCATGTACCGCGCCGCCAACCGCATCACGCCGGAGCAGCTCGAAGCGATCGCGGCCTTCCTCTACGCGGAGCTGTTGGCTGCGGGCTACACGCAGGTGTGCGAGTTCCACTACCTGCACAACGACGCGGATGGCCGGCCCTACGCGGACCCGCTGGAGCTGTCGCGCGCGCTGGCCCGTGCCGCGCGGCGCGTGGGCATCGGGCTGACGCTGCTGCCCACGCTGTACATGCGGTCGGGTTTCGCGGCGAAGGGCTTGCGCGACGACCAGCGGCGCTTCGCCTCGACACCGCAATCGGTGCTGGCCATCGCCGAAGCCGTGCGCGCGGGCGCGAGCGACGCCGGGCGCATCACGGCCGGCGTGGCGATCCACTCGCTGCGCGCGGCGGATGTCGCCGCCATCCGCGAGACGGCGCAAGGTGCGCGCGGCCTTCCGGTGCACATCCACATCGCGGAGCAGCGGCGTGAGGTGGAAGACTGCCAGGCCGAACACGGGCTGAAACCCATGGAATTCCTGCTCGCGCAGGCGCCGGTCGATGCGCGCTGGAACATGGTCCATGCCACGCAAGCCAGCGCGTCGGAACTCGCGGCGCTGCGCCAGACCGGCGCTTCGATCGTGATCTGCCCGACCACCGAGGCGAACCTCGGCGATGGCATCTTCGACTTCGCCACGTGGGCGGGCGAGAGCGGCGTGTGGTCCGTCGGCTCCGACAGCCACGTGACGCGCAGCTGGCGCGAGGAGCTGCGCCTGCTCGAGTACTCGCAGCGCCTGCACGCGCGCAAGCGCAATGTCGCGGCGCAGGCCGGCGTCGCGGAAAGCAGTGCGGCGGCCTTGTTCCAGGGCGCGCTGGAAGGCGGCAGCGCCGCCGCGGGACTGCCGCTGGGCGGCATCGCCGTGGGCCAGCGCGCCGACTTCGCCGTCGTCGATGCCGATGCGCCGGAGCTTGCGGGCCTGCCCGCGGACCACGTGCTGGATGCGCTCGTGTTCTCCACGCCCGAGTCGAAGTTCGCGCGCGTGTTCGTCGCGGGCGACGAGGTGCTGGGGGGCGGCGAGATCGCGGAACTCGCACGCGGCTTCCGCGCCGCGATGAAAGCCCTCTGGGCCTAG
- the hutG gene encoding N-formylglutamate deformylase — protein sequence MSFSLHRGSAPLLVSMPHVGTEIPAELRDRYVERALQVEDTDWHLARLYAWARDIGASVLQPRYSRYVIDLNRPPDDAPMYPGASNTELCPTRFFTGDPLYREGREPDTAERAHRRATYWQPYHDALAGELERIKAQHGFALLWDGHSIRSRIPWLFEGELPGLNIGTANDVSADETITRAVANAARRHPEFTHVANGRFKGGYITRHYGRPAQDVHAVQLEMCQKLYMQEEAPFAYDEEKAATVIPVVREMLLAALVTAEAIHAR from the coding sequence ATGAGCTTCAGCTTGCACCGGGGCAGCGCGCCGCTGCTGGTGAGCATGCCGCACGTGGGCACGGAGATCCCCGCGGAGTTGCGCGACCGCTATGTCGAGCGTGCGCTGCAGGTCGAGGACACCGACTGGCACCTGGCGCGCCTGTATGCGTGGGCGCGCGACATAGGCGCCAGCGTGCTGCAGCCGCGCTATTCGCGCTACGTGATCGACCTGAACCGCCCGCCCGACGACGCCCCGATGTACCCGGGCGCTTCCAACACCGAGCTGTGCCCCACGCGCTTCTTCACCGGCGACCCCCTGTACCGCGAAGGCCGCGAGCCGGATACCGCCGAACGCGCGCACCGGCGCGCGACGTACTGGCAGCCGTACCACGATGCGCTGGCGGGTGAACTGGAGCGCATCAAGGCGCAGCACGGCTTTGCGCTGCTGTGGGACGGCCACAGCATTCGTTCTCGCATCCCCTGGCTCTTCGAAGGCGAGCTGCCGGGCCTGAACATCGGCACGGCGAACGACGTCAGCGCCGACGAGACGATCACGCGCGCCGTCGCCAACGCCGCGCGCCGCCACCCCGAGTTCACGCACGTGGCCAACGGCCGCTTCAAGGGCGGCTACATCACCCGCCACTACGGCCGTCCCGCGCAGGACGTGCACGCAGTGCAGCTGGAGATGTGCCAGAAGCTGTACATGCAGGAGGAGGCGCCGTTCGCCTACGACGAGGAGAAGGCGGCAACCGTGATCCCCGTCGTGCGCGAGATGCTGCTGGCAGCGCTGGTGACTGCGGAGGCGATTCATGCGCGATGA
- the hutI gene encoding imidazolonepropionase — protein MTVRIWDNATLATMEGGDYGTVDAGALAVDGERIAWAGPSSQLPREWRDRSAETRDLGGALVTPGLVDCHTHLVYGGDRAHEFELRLKGASYEEVARAGGGIVSTVKATRAASEEELFAQSEKRLAELLAEGVTTVEIKTGYGLALEHERKCLRVARGLGERHRVTVKTTFLGAHAIPPEFAGRADAYIADVLHMLRDLHREGLVDAVDAFCERIAFTTQQTDKVFALARELGLPVKLHAEQLSDSGGTQLAARYDALSCDHLEWVGEEGVRAMAAAGSVAVLLPGAFYFLRETKLPPVELLRAHGVPIAISTDCNPGSSPCTSLLLMMNMACTLFRLTPAEALAGVTRNAARALGLQDRGVLGAGRRADFVVWDADHPAQLAYAIGANPCRQVVFGGEAV, from the coding sequence ATGACCGTGCGCATCTGGGACAACGCGACGCTCGCCACGATGGAAGGCGGCGACTACGGAACGGTCGACGCCGGTGCGCTCGCGGTCGACGGCGAGCGCATCGCCTGGGCCGGGCCTTCGTCGCAATTGCCGCGCGAATGGCGCGACCGCAGCGCCGAAACGCGCGACCTTGGCGGGGCGCTCGTCACGCCGGGGCTGGTCGACTGCCACACGCACCTGGTCTACGGCGGCGACCGCGCCCATGAATTCGAGCTGCGCCTGAAGGGCGCGAGCTACGAGGAGGTCGCGCGCGCCGGCGGCGGCATCGTGTCGACGGTCAAGGCCACGCGGGCGGCCAGCGAAGAAGAGCTCTTCGCGCAGAGCGAGAAGCGGCTCGCGGAGCTGCTGGCCGAAGGCGTGACCACCGTGGAGATCAAGACCGGCTACGGCCTGGCGCTGGAGCACGAACGCAAATGCCTGCGCGTCGCACGCGGGCTCGGCGAGCGGCACCGCGTCACCGTGAAGACGACCTTCCTGGGCGCGCACGCGATCCCGCCGGAATTCGCGGGCAGGGCCGATGCATACATAGCCGACGTGCTGCACATGTTGCGCGACTTGCACCGCGAGGGTCTCGTCGACGCGGTGGATGCGTTCTGCGAGCGCATCGCGTTCACGACGCAGCAAACCGACAAGGTCTTCGCCCTGGCGCGGGAGCTGGGGCTGCCCGTGAAGCTGCACGCCGAGCAATTGAGCGACAGCGGTGGCACCCAGCTGGCGGCGCGCTACGACGCGCTGAGCTGCGATCATCTCGAATGGGTGGGCGAGGAGGGCGTGCGGGCGATGGCCGCCGCAGGCTCGGTGGCCGTGCTGCTACCCGGCGCCTTCTACTTCCTGCGCGAAACGAAACTGCCGCCAGTGGAGCTGCTCCGTGCGCATGGCGTGCCGATCGCCATCTCGACGGACTGCAACCCGGGCAGCTCGCCGTGCACCTCGCTCCTCTTGATGATGAACATGGCATGCACCTTGTTCCGGCTGACGCCCGCGGAGGCTTTGGCCGGCGTCACGCGCAACGCGGCGCGCGCGCTCGGGCTCCAGGACCGCGGCGTGCTGGGCGCAGGCAGGCGCGCGGACTTCGTGGTGTGGGACGCTGACCATCCGGCGCAGCTCGCGTACGCCATCGGCGCCAATCCCTGCCGGCAGGTCGTTTTCGGGGGAGAGGCGGTATGA
- a CDS encoding HutD/Ves family protein — MNWHQVSLDSVAATPWRNGGGTTRELLAWPNADEWTARVSVADVAAGGPFSSYPGVARWFAVLSGEGVTLRVEGREHVLGRESQPFSFDGASATDCALRGGATEDFNLMLRGRDGVLERVQGQQERNCRKGSIVGVYSHEHEIAFRAVEVRIVIPPRTLAWHVVPRDERVDFATDGALWFEVQP, encoded by the coding sequence ATGAACTGGCACCAGGTCTCCCTCGATTCGGTCGCGGCCACGCCCTGGCGCAACGGCGGCGGGACCACGCGCGAATTGCTCGCGTGGCCGAACGCGGATGAATGGACCGCGCGCGTATCGGTCGCGGACGTTGCCGCGGGCGGCCCTTTCTCCTCGTATCCCGGCGTCGCGCGCTGGTTTGCCGTGCTGTCCGGTGAGGGCGTCACGCTGCGAGTCGAGGGGCGCGAGCATGTCCTGGGCCGCGAGTCGCAACCGTTTTCGTTCGATGGCGCATCGGCGACCGATTGCGCGCTGCGCGGCGGCGCGACCGAGGACTTCAACCTGATGCTGCGCGGACGCGACGGTGTGCTCGAACGCGTGCAGGGGCAGCAGGAGCGCAACTGCCGCAAGGGTTCGATCGTTGGCGTCTACTCGCACGAGCACGAAATCGCCTTCCGCGCCGTGGAAGTGCGCATCGTCATCCCGCCGCGCACGCTGGCGTGGCACGTCGTGCCGCGGGACGAGCGCGTCGACTTCGCGACCGACGGCGCACTGTGGTTCGAGGTGCAGCCATGA
- the hutC gene encoding histidine utilization repressor, whose translation MSKADLPAYEQVKEWIRGHIASGQWRPGDPVPSEAALMQKFGISRMTVNRALRELAGEGLVHRVQGSGTTVAQLHRISSRLTIRDIHEEVAERGHVHTTRVLVVEKAKAKAELAATLGLRTGAAVFHTVLIHMENGVPIQYEDRWVNPAAAPDYLQTDFTRVSPTLHLLQHAPLTEASYSIEACLPSAEEAKELDIRRSDPCLVMMRRTVSGGNVASVARLVYPGSRYSFAGQFQA comes from the coding sequence ATGTCCAAAGCCGACCTGCCTGCCTACGAGCAGGTGAAAGAGTGGATCCGCGGGCACATCGCCAGCGGCCAGTGGCGGCCGGGCGACCCCGTGCCCAGCGAAGCCGCGCTCATGCAGAAGTTCGGCATCAGCCGAATGACCGTGAACCGGGCGCTGCGCGAGCTGGCCGGCGAGGGCCTCGTGCACCGCGTGCAGGGTTCCGGCACCACCGTGGCGCAGCTGCACCGCATCTCCTCGCGCCTGACCATCCGCGACATCCACGAGGAAGTGGCCGAGCGCGGCCACGTGCACACCACGCGCGTGCTGGTCGTGGAGAAGGCGAAAGCCAAGGCGGAGCTGGCGGCGACGCTGGGCCTGCGCACCGGCGCCGCGGTCTTCCACACCGTGCTCATCCACATGGAGAACGGCGTGCCCATCCAGTACGAGGACCGCTGGGTCAACCCGGCCGCGGCGCCCGATTACCTGCAGACCGACTTCACTCGGGTCTCGCCGACGCTGCACCTGCTGCAGCATGCGCCGCTGACCGAAGCGAGCTACTCGATCGAAGCCTGCCTGCCCAGCGCCGAGGAAGCGAAGGAGCTGGACATCCGCCGCAGCGATCCCTGCCTCGTGATGATGAGGCGCACCGTGAGCGGCGGCAACGTCGCCAGCGTCGCACGGCTCGTCTATCCCGGGTCGCGCTACAGTTTCGCGGGGCAATTCCAAGCATGA